In Oligoflexia bacterium, the following are encoded in one genomic region:
- a CDS encoding inositol monophosphatase family protein, whose product MNNMNEIEKYAFKAASKAQDIQKRYFDHQDLNIRHKGDIDLVTQADLDSQQAIIETLRQVFPKHQFLAEEDGMDKNQYQNQPTWIIDPLDGTTNFSKKFPYFAISMAFYDENAIQFALIVNPIMDHWYTAHKGQGAYKNKQRIHVSKTKNLDQAFLVTGFPYDRRTSKNNNLETFKHLELNSLCVRRTGAAALDLAYVAEGVFDGFWELKLKPWDIAAGMLLVKEAGGIATDYSGQAINDLWKQEIIASNPDLYPFLAQAINR is encoded by the coding sequence GCAAAGCTCAAGATATTCAAAAGCGCTACTTTGATCATCAAGACTTAAATATACGTCATAAAGGTGATATTGATTTGGTAACCCAGGCTGACCTTGATTCACAACAGGCCATCATTGAGACTCTCAGACAAGTGTTTCCCAAACATCAGTTTTTAGCTGAAGAAGATGGTATGGATAAAAATCAATACCAAAACCAACCCACTTGGATCATAGACCCTTTAGATGGCACAACCAATTTTTCCAAAAAGTTTCCTTACTTCGCAATATCGATGGCTTTTTATGATGAAAATGCCATTCAGTTTGCGTTGATCGTTAACCCCATCATGGACCACTGGTACACTGCCCATAAAGGCCAAGGTGCTTACAAAAATAAACAGCGTATACATGTCAGCAAGACTAAAAACTTGGATCAAGCTTTTTTAGTTACCGGCTTCCCCTATGACCGTCGAACTTCTAAAAACAATAATTTAGAAACATTTAAGCATTTAGAATTGAACAGCTTATGTGTTCGAAGAACAGGTGCCGCTGCTTTAGACCTTGCCTATGTAGCTGAAGGTGTGTTCGATGGTTTTTGGGAACTCAAACTTAAACCCTGGGATATTGCTGCTGGCATGCTTTTGGTTAAAGAAGCCGGTGGTATTGCCACTGATTACAGCGGGCAAGCCATCAACGATTTATGGAAGCAAGAAATCATTGCCAGCAATCCAGATTTGTATCCTTTTCTAGCCCAAGCAATCAATCGTTAG